The proteins below come from a single Anderseniella sp. Alg231-50 genomic window:
- a CDS encoding TAXI family TRAP transporter solute-binding subunit produces the protein MFVALFGICFAFLSLGLPAQGQQVLEKVRRDSNAGTVRIMTSGVEGARMIDEIAFTVNEPGRMRVLPMIGDGGVQNVNDILFLRGIDMGVVHHDTLALLRKEKTYGRIEKRLRFVAKLFDEEIHLISRSGINDVSQLAGRKVNFGKVGSGTYARAARIFKAMGVEVVPVNFDPTQGLEKVATGEIAAALYVAARPSPILQQIGAGSGLRVLSIPAVGELEKAYRKSTLSNRDYPNLITSDRQVETIAVESVLVGYLWTSPNERSGKIANFVTAFFDRIGDIQKPYRSAKWQEIDVLADVPGWRRLQIAQDWVSTRYAEKRKADELLVASSTEALEEQFSNFLTTIEQSGSLQQVLQEPPSEEKMEDLFRDFLQWRSTVAQE, from the coding sequence ATGTTCGTAGCCTTGTTTGGGATCTGCTTTGCGTTTCTGTCTCTCGGGCTGCCTGCCCAGGGACAACAGGTCCTGGAAAAGGTTCGCCGTGACTCCAACGCAGGTACAGTCAGGATCATGACATCAGGCGTCGAGGGCGCGCGCATGATCGATGAGATCGCCTTCACCGTAAACGAACCCGGGAGAATGCGGGTACTGCCGATGATCGGCGATGGCGGTGTTCAGAACGTCAACGACATACTGTTCCTGCGTGGCATCGATATGGGGGTCGTGCACCACGATACCCTTGCTCTCCTGCGCAAGGAGAAAACCTACGGCAGGATAGAAAAGCGACTGCGCTTCGTGGCCAAACTGTTTGATGAGGAAATTCACCTTATTTCGCGCAGTGGTATCAATGATGTGTCCCAGCTGGCGGGGCGGAAGGTAAACTTCGGCAAGGTGGGCTCGGGCACGTATGCGCGCGCGGCCCGGATTTTCAAGGCGATGGGTGTGGAAGTGGTTCCCGTCAATTTCGACCCGACGCAGGGACTTGAAAAGGTTGCCACAGGGGAAATTGCGGCAGCGCTTTATGTAGCGGCAAGGCCATCACCGATCCTGCAGCAGATTGGCGCCGGTTCAGGCCTTCGTGTGCTCTCAATCCCCGCTGTCGGCGAGCTCGAAAAAGCATATCGCAAATCGACCCTGAGTAATCGCGACTACCCCAACCTGATAACCAGCGACCGGCAGGTGGAAACCATTGCCGTTGAATCGGTTCTGGTGGGTTACCTGTGGACTTCCCCCAATGAGAGGTCCGGCAAAATAGCCAATTTCGTGACAGCTTTTTTTGACCGGATCGGTGACATTCAAAAACCTTACAGGTCGGCCAAATGGCAGGAGATTGATGTGCTGGCGGATGTTCCGGGCTGGCGCCGGTTGCAGATCGCACAGGACTGGGTCTCCACCAGGTATGCCGAGAAACGCAAGGCCGACGAATTGCTCGTGGCGTCCTCCACCGAGGCTCTGGAGGAGCAGTTCAGCAACTTTCTTACCACTATCGAGCAAAGCGGCAGTCTTCAACAGGTGCTTCAGGAACCCCCGTCCGAAGAAAAGATGGAAGACCTGTTTCGCGATTTCCTGCAGTGGCGCAGCACTGTGGCCCAGGAATAG
- a CDS encoding TRAP transporter substrate-binding protein DctP: MKRRDFLKNAAVTGAAGVSTAGLATPAISQGLREWRMVTTWPKNFPGLGTGAELLAKFIEQGSEGKLRVKVYGGGELVKPFDSLDAVRKGEVEMGHGTPYYWHGKIPAIAFLSAYPFGMTAQEQNSWIQYGGGQQLADEMYSELGCKFFVSGNSGVQMGGWFNKEVNDLEAYRGLKMRIPGLGGEVIKAAGGEAINLPGSEILGALESGKIDATEWVGPYNDLAFGLYKKAKYYYYPGWHEPGTTLDNFINLNEWEKLPADLKSVVEAANVAVNQLVLSEFVAKNNSSLRTLIKDHGVILKQFPKSVLSGFAGLSEQVVNDLASNDSLSRKVLDNIQNFRSEAVAWTSLSETTFTASRFLYSYNKR, encoded by the coding sequence ATGAAAAGACGTGATTTTCTGAAAAATGCGGCGGTAACGGGTGCTGCAGGGGTAAGTACAGCAGGCTTGGCAACTCCAGCTATCTCCCAGGGCCTGAGGGAATGGCGCATGGTGACCACGTGGCCAAAAAATTTCCCGGGCCTCGGTACCGGAGCAGAATTACTCGCGAAATTCATCGAGCAGGGCAGTGAAGGCAAGTTGCGTGTCAAGGTTTATGGCGGTGGCGAGCTGGTAAAGCCGTTTGATTCACTCGATGCGGTCAGGAAGGGCGAGGTCGAAATGGGCCACGGAACGCCCTATTACTGGCACGGCAAGATTCCCGCGATTGCCTTTTTGTCCGCCTACCCCTTCGGGATGACGGCGCAGGAACAAAACAGCTGGATCCAGTATGGCGGCGGCCAGCAGCTGGCCGATGAAATGTACAGCGAGCTTGGCTGCAAGTTCTTCGTGTCCGGCAATTCGGGCGTGCAGATGGGCGGATGGTTCAACAAGGAAGTCAACGACCTGGAAGCCTATCGCGGCCTGAAGATGAGAATACCGGGTCTTGGCGGTGAGGTGATCAAGGCTGCCGGCGGCGAGGCGATAAACCTGCCCGGATCTGAAATTCTCGGTGCGCTTGAATCAGGCAAGATCGATGCGACCGAATGGGTTGGTCCCTATAACGACCTGGCATTCGGTTTGTACAAGAAGGCCAAGTACTATTATTATCCGGGCTGGCATGAGCCGGGAACGACACTGGATAATTTCATCAACCTGAACGAGTGGGAGAAGCTTCCCGCAGATCTCAAGTCAGTTGTTGAGGCGGCCAATGTTGCCGTCAATCAACTGGTGCTCAGCGAGTTTGTGGCAAAGAACAACTCTTCCCTGAGAACGCTCATCAAGGATCACGGCGTTATTCTGAAACAGTTCCCCAAGTCGGTTTTGAGCGGGTTTGCGGGCCTGTCCGAACAGGTAGTGAATGACCTGGCCTCCAACGATTCCCTCAGCCGGAAGGTTCTCGACAATATCCAGAATTTCCGCAGCGAAGCGGTTGCGTGGACAAGCCTGTCGGAAACAACCTTTACCGCGTCACGGTTTCTGTACTCCTACAACAAACGGTAG
- a CDS encoding VOC family protein, whose translation MAVIQTQGVHHITLNGADRQTSIDFWEGVLGMPFVFEQPNLDAPDTNHLYFDPGDGRLITIFTNEDWPVDAGPNPNGVGNLHHLAFIVSRATYTQAAERLEAAGFSNSGNVDRGFMDSLYFRDPLGQLMELACYKFDPPHGFTHADVLHRAHKIRIKAKDYNIADKHIADALAVLTRKSSGTLSD comes from the coding sequence ATGGCCGTTATTCAGACCCAGGGGGTCCACCATATCACGCTGAACGGCGCCGACCGACAAACCTCGATTGATTTCTGGGAAGGCGTTCTCGGCATGCCGTTCGTTTTTGAACAGCCCAATCTTGATGCGCCCGACACCAACCACCTGTATTTCGACCCCGGCGACGGCAGGCTGATCACCATTTTCACCAACGAAGACTGGCCGGTGGACGCAGGCCCCAACCCAAACGGTGTCGGCAACCTGCATCACCTGGCCTTCATCGTGTCGCGCGCCACCTACACACAGGCAGCAGAACGCCTGGAAGCTGCAGGGTTTTCCAATTCGGGCAATGTCGACCGGGGCTTCATGGACTCTTTGTATTTTCGCGACCCGCTGGGCCAGCTCATGGAACTTGCCTGCTACAAGTTTGATCCGCCGCACGGCTTCACCCACGCCGACGTGCTGCACAGGGCCCACAAGATCCGCATCAAGGCCAAGGACTACAACATCGCCGACAAACACATCGCCGATGCGCTTGCAGTGCTGACACGGAAATCATCCGGGACGCTGAGTGACTAG
- a CDS encoding AMP-binding protein yields MNLAHWIERNALEHPDGSAVGKGRDIILTHGELRDRVERLAAGLLGLGLIRGDRVALAMKNVPEYFEVLFAIWHAGLAAVPMNAKLHASEFTYILENSGCKACFVTPALGETITAADANGVDHIIDVTSETYADLLGSEPVKICFVEPDELAWLFYTSGTTGRPKGAMLSHRNIVAMTLNYFVDFDRVMPHDCIIHPAPLSHGSGMWMFPHVCAGACNIVPASGGFDPVEIYDLLAHWTGVSMFAAPTMVRRLTTWAGDAAITNLKLIIYGGAPMYVEDCIAALDRFGPKLAQLYGQGESPMTITHLSREDIAGRDHPKWRHRLGTAGVADACVHVRVVGEDGAEVPVGEKGEIVCRGDSVMLGYWNNPEATASALRDGWLWTGDVGVFDEDGYLTLTDRSKDLIISGGTNVYPREIEEVLLQMPELAEVCVIGRPHPEWGEIVIAYLVREPGRDLQDEQVDAYCLANMARFKRPKAYRFVDVLPKSNYGKILKTEVREIENTRDWID; encoded by the coding sequence ATGAACCTCGCCCACTGGATCGAACGCAATGCACTGGAACACCCCGATGGCTCTGCCGTAGGCAAAGGCAGGGACATCATTCTCACCCATGGTGAGCTGCGCGACCGGGTCGAGCGGCTGGCGGCGGGCCTGCTGGGCCTCGGCCTGATCCGTGGTGACAGGGTCGCACTGGCGATGAAAAACGTGCCTGAATATTTCGAGGTGCTGTTTGCGATCTGGCATGCCGGCCTGGCCGCAGTTCCGATGAACGCAAAGCTGCATGCCTCGGAGTTTACCTACATTCTGGAGAACTCGGGCTGCAAGGCCTGCTTCGTCACCCCTGCTTTGGGCGAGACGATCACAGCTGCAGACGCCAATGGCGTCGACCACATCATTGATGTCACCAGCGAAACCTATGCGGACCTGCTGGGCAGCGAGCCGGTGAAAATCTGCTTTGTCGAGCCGGACGAACTGGCCTGGCTGTTCTACACATCCGGTACCACCGGCCGGCCCAAGGGGGCCATGCTGTCGCATCGCAACATTGTCGCGATGACGCTGAACTATTTCGTCGATTTCGACCGGGTCATGCCACACGACTGCATTATTCACCCGGCGCCCTTGAGCCATGGCTCCGGCATGTGGATGTTTCCCCATGTGTGCGCCGGCGCCTGCAACATCGTGCCTGCGTCAGGCGGGTTTGACCCGGTTGAAATTTATGATCTGCTTGCCCACTGGACCGGCGTGTCAATGTTTGCCGCACCGACCATGGTGCGCCGCCTGACGACCTGGGCAGGCGATGCGGCCATTACCAACCTCAAGCTGATCATCTATGGCGGTGCGCCGATGTATGTCGAAGACTGTATTGCGGCGCTGGACCGGTTCGGCCCGAAACTGGCGCAGCTTTACGGACAGGGCGAAAGCCCGATGACCATCACCCATCTGTCGCGCGAAGACATCGCCGGCCGCGATCATCCGAAATGGCGGCACCGGCTCGGCACCGCCGGTGTGGCGGATGCTTGCGTGCATGTGCGGGTTGTTGGCGAGGACGGGGCTGAAGTTCCGGTTGGCGAGAAAGGCGAAATTGTCTGCCGGGGTGACTCGGTCATGCTGGGCTACTGGAACAATCCTGAAGCTACTGCATCGGCCCTGCGCGACGGTTGGTTGTGGACCGGTGACGTCGGTGTGTTCGATGAAGACGGTTACCTGACGCTGACCGACCGGTCGAAAGACCTGATTATTTCGGGCGGCACCAATGTCTATCCGCGCGAGATAGAAGAAGTGCTTTTGCAGATGCCGGAACTGGCGGAGGTTTGCGTTATCGGCAGGCCGCACCCGGAATGGGGTGAGATTGTCATCGCCTACCTGGTCCGCGAACCCGGCCGGGATTTGCAGGACGAACAGGTCGATGCCTATTGCCTGGCCAACATGGCGCGCTTCAAGCGGCCGAAGGCCTATCGATTTGTTGATGTGCTGCCGAAGAGTAATTATGGCAAGATACTGAAAACGGAAGTCCGTGAGATCGAAAACACCCGCGATTGGATAGACTGA
- the speB gene encoding agmatinase, with the protein MSRPNNDFYQPVPGLEVPRFAGVASFMRLPQVRLEDAGEVDIGLIGVPWDGGTTNRPGPRHGPRQMRDASAMIRKVHHHLKIEPFKLANVADIGDAPVNPADLMDALSRIEKFYDQVVAAGVRPLSAGGDHLCSLPILRSLGRNKPVGMIQFDAHSDLWDSYFHGSKFTHGTPFARAIEEGVLDPKRTVQIGLRGGVYDWSDREFGEKHGVTMIDIEEAVANGLDDTMKRARDIVGDDETYVTFDIDCLDPAFAPGTGTPEAGGFTTREAQAMLRQLRGLNIIGADVVEVSPPFDASGYTALAGVTMMFELLCIMAERV; encoded by the coding sequence ATGTCCAGACCCAACAATGATTTCTACCAACCCGTTCCGGGGCTTGAAGTGCCGCGCTTTGCCGGTGTTGCCAGCTTCATGCGCCTGCCGCAGGTCAGGCTCGAAGACGCAGGCGAGGTGGATATCGGGCTGATCGGCGTGCCGTGGGACGGCGGAACCACCAACCGTCCCGGTCCGCGCCACGGTCCGCGCCAGATGCGGGATGCTTCGGCGATGATCCGGAAGGTTCACCACCATCTGAAGATCGAACCGTTCAAACTGGCAAATGTCGCCGATATCGGCGATGCGCCGGTCAATCCGGCAGACCTGATGGACGCCCTGTCGCGCATCGAAAAATTCTACGACCAGGTCGTGGCAGCAGGTGTCCGGCCACTATCAGCCGGTGGCGACCATCTGTGCTCACTGCCGATCCTGCGCTCGCTGGGCCGCAACAAGCCGGTGGGCATGATCCAGTTTGATGCCCATTCAGATCTCTGGGACAGCTATTTCCACGGATCGAAATTCACCCATGGCACACCGTTCGCACGCGCCATCGAGGAAGGCGTTCTTGACCCCAAGCGGACCGTGCAGATCGGGCTTCGCGGCGGCGTCTACGACTGGTCGGACCGCGAGTTCGGTGAAAAGCATGGCGTGACCATGATCGATATCGAGGAAGCCGTTGCCAACGGGCTCGACGACACCATGAAACGGGCACGCGATATCGTCGGTGATGACGAGACTTACGTTACCTTTGACATTGACTGCCTGGATCCCGCCTTTGCGCCGGGAACCGGCACTCCCGAGGCAGGCGGGTTCACCACAAGGGAAGCCCAGGCCATGCTGCGCCAGCTGCGCGGTCTCAATATCATTGGCGCAGATGTCGTCGAGGTGTCACCGCCGTTTGACGCATCCGGCTATACAGCGCTTGCCGGTGTTACCATGATGTTTGAATTGTTGTGCATCATGGCAGAGCGTGTTTAA
- a CDS encoding TAXI family TRAP transporter solute-binding subunit, with protein sequence MSRFNKLAFAFTLTAAAALPVTVNAETRVTYKSAKSTSSYYQMGVQLAEAVKKGSGGNIILTVEESQGSVQNVKEAASRGGNYVFTTPPVLVKLAQAGKKMFEPKNAKFDEIRGLFPIPSLTMHFVVRQDSGVSDFAGLNGKTFLIGKGSFGAREAAKYIKLFGLEGKVKLAEVELSSAVSALKNKQIDGFATAGSYPAPNVLEAAASTPVNVLSLSDEQFAMTKRDKLTIPAGTYAGVDKNVTTTTLPVMAYTNTAMDEATAYELTKTYWEGKAGMGETAKWWNGVTPEYLSAMVGKLHPGALKYYDEKAIKVPDTLR encoded by the coding sequence ATGTCTCGCTTCAACAAACTTGCTTTCGCTTTCACCCTCACTGCCGCAGCCGCGCTGCCGGTCACGGTGAATGCCGAAACCCGCGTTACCTACAAGTCCGCCAAGTCCACATCGTCCTATTACCAGATGGGCGTGCAGCTTGCCGAGGCAGTCAAGAAAGGCTCCGGCGGCAATATCATCCTGACGGTGGAAGAGTCACAGGGCTCCGTGCAGAACGTCAAGGAAGCCGCCTCTCGAGGTGGCAATTACGTGTTCACGACGCCACCCGTGCTGGTCAAACTCGCCCAGGCCGGCAAGAAGATGTTTGAGCCCAAGAATGCAAAATTCGACGAGATCAGGGGCCTGTTCCCGATCCCGTCACTGACCATGCACTTTGTCGTACGCCAGGATTCGGGCGTAAGCGATTTTGCCGGCCTTAACGGCAAGACCTTCCTGATCGGCAAGGGCAGCTTCGGGGCCCGGGAAGCGGCAAAATACATCAAGCTGTTCGGCCTGGAAGGCAAGGTCAAGCTGGCCGAAGTTGAATTGTCATCAGCCGTGTCTGCCCTGAAGAACAAGCAGATCGACGGTTTCGCCACGGCAGGCTCCTATCCGGCGCCGAATGTGCTTGAAGCGGCTGCCTCCACGCCGGTCAATGTGCTGTCTTTGAGTGATGAGCAGTTTGCCATGACCAAGCGTGACAAGCTGACCATTCCGGCGGGCACCTATGCGGGTGTGGACAAGAATGTCACAACCACCACATTGCCGGTGATGGCCTACACCAACACTGCCATGGACGAGGCAACAGCCTATGAACTGACCAAAACCTATTGGGAAGGCAAGGCGGGCATGGGCGAGACCGCAAAATGGTGGAACGGGGTAACACCTGAATACCTGTCGGCAATGGTTGGGAAACTGCATCCCGGCGCGCTGAAGTACTATGATGAAAAGGCCATAAAGGTGCCGGATACGCTGCGCTGA
- a CDS encoding TRAP transporter fused permease subunit yields MEKPDAVPAIRPVWLVLGAASIAFHLWLIFSGLIPNLVSRPLHMALAVPWIMLVAGRRRVDTLTGWCLGLGAIAVCLWIAFNEASLSDQYGSLAGNGQLAASAVVIVCVLEMARRAIGWPLPCVAAVALLYGLFGEHVPGELGHPGLPVESFLGTLVIAEGGLWGQLTGVSVSVVAVFVIFGAVLNAGEAGQGFMNLALASAGRLKAGAAKVSVLASALFGSISGSASANVASTGSFTLPAMRRLGYPPAFAGAVEAVASSGGQIMPPLMGAGAFVMVELTSTPYTSIMAAAILPAVLFFCAVWFGVDGFANRYELKGMGDEARIPARTLLITGGFFLVPFTVLMERLFHGGYTAQFAAALAILSAAVLLMFTSHGVAGRQLIVERFSSAIVTSGRQIALIASIILCASLIVGVLGQTGLGVKITSLIVDLSGGWLPAALLLTALACLILGMEVPTTAAYVICISVAGPALQQLGVPLLAAHLFVFWYALLSTITPPVCGTVFIAAGMTGAPWLRVAGHAMALGVGLYLIPLAMVADTALIEPSQSLLPALLAFVRIAFALYLVSTGLIVREMPVLARSALCLAGLAVMFGPSLWSVFTGQP; encoded by the coding sequence ATGGAAAAACCAGACGCTGTCCCGGCGATCAGACCAGTCTGGCTGGTTCTCGGGGCAGCATCCATCGCGTTCCACCTGTGGCTGATTTTTTCCGGCCTGATCCCCAACCTGGTGTCGCGTCCGCTGCACATGGCCCTGGCTGTGCCCTGGATCATGCTGGTTGCCGGGCGCCGGCGGGTTGACACGCTCACTGGCTGGTGCCTGGGACTGGGTGCCATCGCGGTTTGCCTGTGGATTGCGTTCAATGAAGCGTCCCTGTCGGATCAGTACGGTTCGCTGGCAGGAAACGGGCAACTGGCGGCGAGCGCCGTCGTCATCGTGTGCGTTCTTGAAATGGCCCGGCGCGCCATTGGCTGGCCGTTGCCGTGCGTGGCGGCAGTGGCCCTGTTGTATGGCCTTTTCGGCGAGCATGTACCCGGCGAGCTCGGACATCCGGGCCTGCCCGTGGAAAGTTTCCTTGGCACGCTGGTGATTGCCGAAGGCGGCCTGTGGGGACAATTGACCGGCGTGTCGGTTTCCGTGGTGGCCGTGTTCGTCATTTTCGGCGCGGTTCTGAATGCCGGTGAAGCAGGTCAGGGGTTCATGAACCTGGCGCTTGCCAGTGCCGGCAGGCTCAAGGCCGGTGCCGCAAAAGTATCGGTTCTGGCTTCAGCCCTGTTCGGTTCCATTTCCGGTTCCGCGTCTGCCAATGTCGCCTCGACCGGATCCTTCACGCTGCCGGCGATGCGCAGGCTTGGCTATCCGCCGGCTTTTGCAGGTGCGGTCGAGGCAGTTGCTTCCAGCGGTGGGCAGATCATGCCGCCGCTGATGGGCGCAGGTGCTTTCGTCATGGTAGAGCTGACATCGACACCTTACACGTCCATCATGGCGGCAGCGATCCTGCCGGCGGTGCTGTTCTTTTGTGCCGTGTGGTTTGGTGTTGACGGATTTGCCAACCGGTATGAACTGAAAGGCATGGGGGATGAAGCACGTATTCCCGCCAGAACGCTGCTGATCACCGGCGGGTTTTTCCTGGTGCCGTTCACCGTTCTGATGGAACGCCTTTTCCACGGCGGGTACACGGCCCAGTTTGCAGCCGCCCTGGCGATCCTTTCCGCTGCCGTGCTGCTCATGTTCACCAGCCACGGTGTTGCCGGTAGACAGCTGATTGTCGAGCGCTTCTCGTCGGCGATTGTGACCAGCGGCCGCCAGATTGCGCTGATCGCCTCGATCATCCTGTGTGCCAGCCTGATCGTCGGTGTGCTCGGGCAGACCGGCCTGGGCGTCAAGATCACGTCACTGATTGTCGACCTGTCGGGCGGCTGGCTGCCGGCGGCCCTGCTGCTGACCGCGCTTGCCTGCCTGATCCTCGGCATGGAAGTACCGACCACGGCGGCCTATGTGATTTGTATCTCCGTGGCCGGGCCTGCCCTGCAACAGCTTGGTGTGCCGCTTCTGGCGGCGCATCTGTTCGTGTTCTGGTATGCGCTGCTGTCCACCATTACACCGCCGGTATGCGGCACGGTTTTCATTGCTGCCGGGATGACCGGCGCGCCCTGGCTGAGGGTGGCGGGCCATGCCATGGCGCTGGGTGTCGGGCTCTACCTGATCCCGCTTGCAATGGTGGCCGACACAGCACTCATCGAGCCGTCTCAAAGCCTCCTGCCGGCATTGCTGGCGTTTGTCAGGATTGCCTTTGCACTGTATCTGGTCAGCACCGGCCTGATAGTCCGGGAAATGCCGGTTTTGGCCAGAAGTGCGCTGTGCCTGGCGGGCCTGGCCGTGATGTTCGGTCCTTCGCTGTGGTCGGTGTTTACCGGCCAGCCATAG
- a CDS encoding tellurite resistance TerB family protein, translating to MDSMYRLDAIYPELRENDNAFASLIAIVWLFLVDKRIHPTDTRMLKRLYDPYIKLRGDDITFVSERLTLNPMDQSHIEWLASFLTTSITPERRAGFIRKMWTIAYSDRDLHEAELEVIRKASRIFALTDQEAEQLHEEGKAMAGR from the coding sequence ATGGATTCCATGTACCGGCTTGATGCGATCTATCCCGAGTTGCGTGAGAACGACAACGCCTTTGCCTCACTGATCGCGATCGTGTGGTTGTTTCTGGTCGACAAGCGCATCCATCCGACCGACACCAGGATGCTCAAGCGCCTCTATGATCCCTATATCAAGCTGCGCGGCGACGATATCACGTTTGTCAGCGAAAGACTGACGCTCAATCCGATGGACCAAAGCCACATCGAGTGGCTGGCGTCATTTCTGACGACCAGCATTACCCCTGAACGCAGGGCCGGGTTTATCCGGAAAATGTGGACCATCGCTTACTCCGACCGTGACCTGCACGAAGCTGAACTGGAGGTAATCCGCAAAGCATCGCGCATATTCGCCCTGACGGATCAGGAAGCAGAACAGCTTCACGAAGAAGGCAAGGCTATGGCTGGCCGGTAA
- a CDS encoding maleate cis-trans isomerase family protein: MDAKVVDENSGQAMKLIENLPFETDNGIAARGRVGLIVLASDYTIEHEWRQIFAQLPGLALYQSRIFNDDQITPETLRAMEPRIRDCADVFLPGATMDVIAYGCTSASMAIGEDKVFQRIREARPGVACTTPITAAFAAFDAFKAKRIGVLTPYRADVNRIVADYIRARGFDVPVFGSFNEESDAVVAGISPESIRNGVKRVLTETEVDAIFVSCTSVRLVEEAASIERETGIPITSSNHAMAWHTARLAGVTDQLPQFGKLFTL, translated from the coding sequence ATGGATGCAAAGGTTGTGGATGAGAACTCTGGCCAGGCCATGAAGCTGATCGAGAACCTGCCGTTCGAAACCGACAACGGCATTGCCGCACGAGGCCGCGTCGGCCTGATTGTGCTGGCCAGCGACTATACGATTGAGCATGAATGGCGCCAGATATTTGCGCAATTGCCCGGGCTCGCCCTGTATCAAAGCCGGATTTTCAACGACGACCAGATAACGCCCGAGACCCTTCGCGCCATGGAACCGCGCATTCGCGATTGTGCCGACGTGTTTCTGCCCGGCGCGACGATGGATGTCATTGCCTATGGCTGCACTTCGGCCTCGATGGCCATTGGCGAAGACAAAGTGTTCCAGCGCATCCGCGAAGCGCGTCCCGGGGTTGCGTGCACGACCCCGATTACGGCTGCTTTCGCGGCATTCGATGCATTCAAGGCCAAAAGAATCGGCGTATTGACGCCCTATCGTGCAGACGTGAACCGGATTGTCGCCGACTATATTCGGGCACGTGGTTTCGACGTTCCCGTGTTCGGATCATTTAACGAAGAGTCTGATGCAGTGGTTGCGGGTATTTCTCCGGAATCCATTCGCAACGGAGTAAAACGTGTACTGACAGAAACCGAGGTAGATGCTATCTTCGTGTCTTGTACGTCAGTCAGGCTCGTTGAAGAGGCTGCCAGCATTGAACGAGAAACCGGGATTCCGATTACCTCCAGCAACCATGCCATGGCATGGCACACAGCACGGCTGGCAGGAGTGACGGACCAACTCCCTCAGTTTGGCAAGTTGTTTACTCTTTAA
- the ispG gene encoding flavodoxin-dependent (E)-4-hydroxy-3-methylbut-2-enyl-diphosphate synthase, with product MAYSAVQPRRKSVGVKVGDKIQIGGGAPVVVQSMTNTDTADIEGTAQQVAALARAGSELVRITVDKEEAAKAVPHIRDRLDQMGVDTPLIGDFHYIGHTLLRDHPACAEALGKYRINPGNVGFKEKQDRNYSMMIERAIEFNKPVRIGVNWGSLDQAMLAKYMDENAKLAEPRDVRLVMHDTMVESGLQSAARAEEIGLPRDKIVISVKVSEVQDLIACYRQISARSDYALHLGLTEAGMGSKGIVASAAGLGVLLQEGVGDTIRISLTPDPGGDRSKEVIVAQEILQTMGIRNFTPMVIACPGCGRTTSTVFQHLAQDIQGYLRAQQPEWKKAYPGFEELQVAVMGCIVNGPGESKHAHIGISLPGTGEVPAAPVFIDGKKVKTLRGEDIGDQFKQIVDDYVVNKWGGGANQAAE from the coding sequence ATGGCCTATTCGGCCGTTCAGCCGCGCCGCAAGTCTGTTGGTGTGAAGGTTGGCGACAAGATTCAAATCGGCGGCGGTGCGCCGGTCGTTGTACAATCGATGACCAATACCGATACCGCGGATATCGAGGGTACTGCCCAGCAGGTTGCAGCACTTGCCCGCGCAGGTTCGGAACTGGTGCGCATCACCGTGGACAAGGAAGAAGCGGCCAAGGCTGTGCCGCATATTCGTGACCGGCTGGATCAGATGGGGGTCGATACACCGCTGATCGGTGATTTTCACTATATCGGCCACACCTTGCTGCGCGATCATCCTGCGTGTGCCGAAGCGCTCGGAAAATACCGCATCAATCCGGGCAATGTCGGTTTCAAGGAAAAGCAGGACCGCAATTACTCGATGATGATCGAACGTGCCATCGAGTTCAACAAACCGGTCCGGATCGGCGTGAACTGGGGTTCGCTGGACCAGGCCATGCTGGCAAAGTACATGGACGAGAACGCCAAGCTGGCAGAACCCAGGGATGTGCGTCTTGTGATGCACGATACCATGGTCGAGTCCGGCCTGCAGTCTGCCGCGCGCGCCGAGGAAATCGGCTTGCCGCGCGACAAGATCGTCATTTCGGTGAAAGTATCGGAAGTGCAGGACCTGATCGCATGCTATCGCCAGATTTCAGCCCGCAGTGACTATGCCCTGCACCTCGGTCTTACCGAGGCCGGAATGGGATCCAAGGGCATTGTGGCGTCAGCAGCCGGTCTCGGCGTGCTGCTGCAGGAAGGTGTCGGCGACACGATCCGCATTTCCCTGACCCCTGATCCCGGTGGAGACCGGTCGAAGGAAGTTATTGTGGCGCAGGAAATCCTGCAGACCATGGGCATTCGCAATTTTACACCGATGGTCATTGCCTGCCCGGGCTGCGGCCGCACCACCTCGACGGTGTTCCAGCACCTGGCCCAGGACATCCAGGGTTACCTGCGGGCCCAGCAGCCGGAATGGAAAAAGGCCTATCCGGGCTTTGAGGAGCTTCAGGTCGCCGTCATGGGCTGTATCGTCAACGGACCGGGAGAATCCAAGCATGCCCATATCGGCATTTCGCTTCCCGGTACCGGCGAAGTGCCGGCAGCCCCGGTCTTCATTGACGGCAAGAAGGTCAAGACCCTGCGCGGCGAGGACATTGGCGATCAGTTCAAGCAGATCGTTGATGATTATGTGGTGAACAAATGGGGCGGTGGCGCCAATCAGGCAGCGGAGTGA